The Streptomyces sp. NBC_00335 DNA window CGCTCTTCCCGTACTTCCGCGACCGCAGCCCCGCCCTGGTCCTGACCAGCCCGCTGCGCCGGGCCGCCGCCACGGCCGAGCTCGCCGGCCTGACCGGCGCGGTCACCGACCCGGACCTCTACGAGTGGGACTACGGCGGCTACGAGGGCATCACCACCCCCGAGATCCTGCGCGAGCGCCCCGACTGGTCCCTGTGGACCGACGGGGTACCGCCCGGCGACGAGGAGCACCCCGGCGAGAACGCCGCCCAGGTCGGCGCCCGCGCGGACCGGGTGCTCGCCCGGGCGGCCGAGGTGCTGCGCGCCGACCGGGGCAATGTCGTCCTGGTGGCCCACGCGCACCTGCTGCGGGTGCTGACCGCCCGCTACCTGGGCCTGCCGCCCGAGGCCGGACGCCTCTTCCTGCTCCGCACGGGCACCTTCAGCATGCTGTCCACGGAGCACGGCCTGCCCGTCGTCGCGGGCTGGAACACCCGCCCCTAGCTCCCGCCTCGCGCGCCGGGCCCGTCTGCGTGACGATGCGTACATGGCCCACCTTGGCTCGGACGGTATGCCCCCTGAGCCCCCGGAACCGGTTCAGGCCGACATCGACGGCGCCGCGCAGCCGGGGCTCAAGGCCAATGCGATCGGCTTCCTCGACGCGCTCGTCATCGGCCTGAACTCGACCTCGCCCGCCTACTCC harbors:
- a CDS encoding histidine phosphatase family protein; this translates as MSDLLLVRHGETAWSATGRHTGRTDIPLTARGVEEAISLFPYFRDRSPALVLTSPLRRAAATAELAGLTGAVTDPDLYEWDYGGYEGITTPEILRERPDWSLWTDGVPPGDEEHPGENAAQVGARADRVLARAAEVLRADRGNVVLVAHAHLLRVLTARYLGLPPEAGRLFLLRTGTFSMLSTEHGLPVVAGWNTRP